In Salvelinus sp. IW2-2015 linkage group LG23, ASM291031v2, whole genome shotgun sequence, a genomic segment contains:
- the LOC111950607 gene encoding 7SK snRNA methylphosphate capping enzyme produces the protein MIKMSVEKETVPTRSTKVDPAPPLPPQKLSECIGSCNNTTKVPEVTLANPDSTDGASTCPMPDSGAQTKHSRSADPNDQTESVGKEAMVTEQHLNPKNGLQQPKQQQQKLSKRRSTMNAGFKHPAGKRRRRANSESDSVLPTNFLLGGNIFDPLNLNSLLDEDVNRALNAETPRSSPLPAKNRDPVEILIPRDITDPLNLNSRMGGRGLLVSPFKSGGRRRHRNRHHGGGGGGXSVSGLDQSDSERSGEVTNTTASSLSNLASASAASASVFEAPSVPAILDPCGGDGNEINPSNSRDEATLTVSAPQAQPRAPEDSSAATSGGSNQLTSRPRKRRRNSSKTDPPMAQSTPMSRSGTEEKGRGAGPGRNAQSSFQTPVVGXRGSSQQQQPHNQHKRQQHQGNKKKFQYGNYNKYYGYRNPGCSEDPRFRCLRPEWFQGKAVLDLGCNTGHLTLCIAKKLRPARILGLDIDGGLVHAARQNIRHYLSELQAQEARRTTGEEEKTNGPEEERKEEKANRQEERKEGVSHSGEQTHKQXEREHSRAENGNVEKQVRSDCVSVEAADGVALSRRAERRDQESXAEEKDSGAPAVELGTSSFPVSLHISRGPIAAPPLPKTPTMPPGDFPSNVSFIKGNYVLESDVLLLTQRPEYDVILCFSVTKWVHLNWGDGGLKRLFHRVFRHLRPGGMFILEPQPWITYGKRKKLTDSIFRNYHSIRLKPEQFSTYLTSEVGFSSYELIGTPNSSSRGFQRPIYLFHKGT, from the exons ATGATAAAGATGTCTGTTGAAAAAGAGACTGTTCCAACCAGAAGTACGAAAGTGGACCCAGCACCACCTCTGCCACCCCAAAAACTCTCAGAATGCATTGGAAGCTGCAACAATACCACCAAAGTCCCAGAGGTCACTCTGGCCAACCCAGATAGCACTGATGGTGCTTCTACCTGCCCCATGCCAGACAGTGGGGCCCAAACCAAGCACAGCAGGTCTGCTGACCCCAATGACCAGACAGAGAGTGTTGGAAAGGAGGCCATGGTGACTGAGCAGCACCTTAACCCMAAAAATGGCTTGCAGCAGCccaaacagcagcagcagaaactCTCAAAGCGTCGCAGCACAATGAATGCAGGGTTCAAGCATCCAGCAGGTAAGAGACGACGACGGGCCAACTCTGAGAGTGACTCGGTTCTGCCCACCAACTTCCTGCTGGGAGGAAACATATTTGACCCGCTGAACCTCAACAGTCTGTTGGATGAGGACGTGAACAGGGCCCTGAACGCTGAGACACCCAGGTCCTCCCCGCTGCCTGCCAAGAACCGCGACCCTGTAGAGATCCTCATTCCCAGGGATATCACTGACCCTCTCAACCTTAACAGCAGGATGGGAGGTAGGGGCCTCCTTGTGTCGCCCTTTAAGAGTGGCGGCAGGAGGAGACACCGCAACAGAcaccatggaggaggtggtggggggtYGTCAGTCTCCGGGTTGGACCAGTCAGATTCAGAGAGAAGTGGTGAAGTGACCAACACCACTGCTTCTTCTCTATCTAACCTGGCATCTGCTAGTGCTGCGTCTGCCTCAGTTTTYGAAGCACCCAGTGTCCCAGCCATCTTGGACCCCTGTGGTGGTGATGGTAACGAGATCAACCCCTCCAACAGCAGGGATGAGGCCACGCTCACTGTATCAGCCCCCCAGGCCCAGCCTCGAGCCCCGGAAGACTCCTCGGCAGCCACATCCGGAGGCTCGAACCAGCTCACTAGCCGGCCACGCAAACGCAGACGCAACTCTAGTAAAACAGACCCTCCTATGGCCCAATCTACTCCTATGTCCAGGTCAGGGACGGAGGAGAAGGGCCGTGGAGCTGGGCCCGGGAGAAACGCACAGTCCTCCTTCCAAACCCCAGTGGTAGGTCYGAGGGGGTCCTCCCAGCAACAGCAGCCCCACAACCAGCACAAACGACAGCAGCACCAAGGCAACAAAAAGAAGTTCCAGTATGGGAACTACAACAAGTACTATGGTTACCGCAAcccaggctgttctgaggacccGCGGTTCCGTTGTCTGCGTCCAGAGTGGTTCCAGGGTAAAGCAGTGCTGGACCTGGGCTGCAACACGGGTCACCTGACACTGTGTATTGCTAAGAAGTTGCGGCCCGCACGCATATTGGGGTTGGACATTGACGGGGGTCTGGTGCACGCGGCCCGCCAGAACATCAGACACTACCTGTCAGAGCTGCAGGCCCAGGAGGCCCGGCGAAccacaggggaggaggagaagaccaATGGgccggaagaggagaggaaggaggagaaggcaaacagacaggaggagaggaaggaaggcgTGTCACACTCAGgcgaacaaacacacaaacagaaKGAAAGAGAGCACAGCAGGGCTGAGAATGGAAATGTCGAAAAGCAGGTGAGAAGCGACTGTGTCTCAGTGGAGGCAGCGGATGGTGTGGCGTTGTCGCGTCGCGCAGAGAGAAGAGATCAGGAGAGTGRGGCTGAGGAGAAAGACTCTGGAGCGCCTGCTGTTGAACTGGGGACAAGCTCCTTCCCTGTCTCCTTGCATATCTCCAGGGGGCCCATAGCAGCACCCCCACTCCCCAAAACACCCACCATGCCTCCCGGCGACTTCCCCTCCAATGTCTCTTTTATCAAG ggGAACTATGTCCTGGAGAGTGATGTTCTGTTGCTGACCCAGCGGCCAGAGTATGACGTCATCCTGTGCTTCAGCGTTACCAAGTGGGTYCACCTGAACTGGGGAGACGGTGGCCTGAAGCGCCTCTTCCACAGAGTGTTCAGGCACCTGCGTCCTGGAGGCATGTTCATCCTGG